A stretch of Lathyrus oleraceus cultivar Zhongwan6 chromosome 6, CAAS_Psat_ZW6_1.0, whole genome shotgun sequence DNA encodes these proteins:
- the LOC127091506 gene encoding probable protein phosphatase 2C 55, whose translation MNLNYSVGKMPSNYFSRFGKILGKESGFQDTAEVLIGQGKLWFGSSKFFHSVNKSSSSLLEATLLVRPGVALASSSEFVGKRRTLSVVDTLSRTFSVPSVNGPSIQVCGYHIDCALSGPGKFSAGGKFQIKTMAAHLPGMAGGEGCLDYLTLKRGRGLLPMKSSNNVYLNTGLGNGGRVSMSLNNHQRPDNGAIFGYFVCNVAKSWCSPFCFTQSGKGDFHSSSTSCNSVGPAHDAPFDTAAREEKKLTNSADSSELKTPSVKTLKLVSGSCYLPHPDKEETGGEDAHFICSEEQAVGVADGVGGWADLGVNSGFYSRELMSKSVDAIQDEPKGSIDPARVLEKAHSSTKAKGSSTACIIALTDQGLNAINLGDSGFMVIRDGCTIFRSPVQQHDFNFTYQLEYGSNSDLPSSGQVFTVAVAPGDVIVAGTDGLFDNLYPNEITAVVVHGVRAGLSPQATAQKIAALARQRALDKDRQTPFSTAAQDAGFRYYGGKLDDTTVVVSYITGSGVA comes from the exons ATGAATCTGAATTACTCTGTTGGTAAAATGCCATCCAATTACTTTTCGAGGTTTGGAAAGATTTTGGGGAAGGAAAGTGGATTTCAGGATACTGCTGAAGTTTTGATTGGACAAGGGAAATTGTGGTTTGGTAGTTCTAAGTTTTTTCATTCTGTGAATAAATCGAGTTCGTCTTTATTGGAGGCAACCCTACTTGTGCGCCCTGGGGTTGCCTTAGCTTCTAGTTCTGAATTTGTTGGCAAAAGAAGAACATTGTCTGTTGTTGATACGCTATCTAGAACGTTTTCGGTTCCATCTGTAAACGGGCCTTCAATACAGGTCTGTGGTTATCATATTGATTGTGCTCTTTCTGGACCGGGTAAGTTTTCAGCTGGTGGCAAGTTTCAGATTAAAACAATGGCTGCCCACTTACCTGGGATGGCTGGTGGCGAAGGATGTTTAGATTACTTGACTCTGAAGCGTGGTCGGGGTTTGCTGCCAATGAAGAGTAGCAATAATGTTTATTTGAACACTGGTTTGGGAAATGGTGGAAGAGTGAGCATGAGTTTGAATAACCATCAGCGGCCAGATAATGGTGCAATTTTTGGTTATTTTGTTTGTAATGTTGCAAAAAGTTGGTGCAGTCCGTTCTGTTTTACGCAGTCGGGGAAAGGGGATTTCCATAGTTCGTCAACATCATGTAACTCTGTTGGCCCTGCTCATGATGCCCCTTTTGACACTGCTGCCCGGGAGGAGAAGAAGCTAACAAATTCTGCAGATTCATCTGAACT GAAAACTCCTTCTGTGAAAACCCTGAAGCTGGTATCGGGATCATGCTACTTGCCTCACCCTGATAAAGAAGAAACTGGTGGAGAAGATGCTCATTTTATATGTTCTGAAGAACAAGCAGTAGGGGTGGCTGATGGTGTTGGTGGCTGGGCAGATCTTGGTGTTAATTCTGGATTTTACTCTCGCGAGCTCATGTCCAAATCAGTGGATGCTATTCAAGATGAGCCCAAAGGTTCTATTGACCCAGCTAGGGTGCTGGAAAAAGCACACTCAAGTACTAAAGCCAAGGGTTCATCCACAGCATGCATCATTGCTCTTACTGATCAG GGGCTTAATGCCATTAATTTGGGAGACAGCGGGTTTATGGTTATTCGTGATGGTTGCACCATATTCCGATCTCCAGTGCAGCAACATGATTTCAATTTCACCTATCAGTTGGAATATGGTAGCAATAGTGATTTACCTAGTTCTGGTCAG GTTTTTACAGTTGCTGTTGCTCCTGGGGATGTCATAGTTGCTGGTACGGACGGGTTGTTTGATAACCTATACCCAAATGAGATTACAGCGGTGGTGGTTCACGGTGTAAGAGCTGGGTTAAGCCCTCAGGCCACAGCTCAGAAGATAGCTGCATTGGCACGGCAACGCGCACTGGATAAAGACAGGCAGACTCCTTTCTCAACTGCTGCTCAAGATGCTGGATTTCGTTACTATGGTGGCAAGCTTGATGATACCACAGTTGTAGTTTCATATATCACTGGTTCTGGAGTTGCGTAG